A window of Elgaria multicarinata webbii isolate HBS135686 ecotype San Diego chromosome 2, rElgMul1.1.pri, whole genome shotgun sequence contains these coding sequences:
- the OSBPL6 gene encoding oxysterol-binding protein-related protein 6: MSSEEKGISPAHKTSTPSHKSASSSSSSQRDSRQSGHVLERNISSGSTDLVIGKQLLENEPVSISKEPDSWEIIEGLKIGQTNVQKPDKHEGFMLKKRKWPLKGWHKRFFVLDNGMLKYSKSPIDTQKGKVHGSIDVGLSVMSIKKKARRIDLDTEEHIYHLKVKSQDAFDAWVSKLRHHRLYRQNEIVRSPRDASFHIFPSTSTTESSPAANVAVLEAKVSQNNFPWQPSIPCSNSLPSTCTTGQSKVVAWLQDSEEMDRCAEDLAHCQSNLVELSKILQNLEILQRTQSAPNFTDMQANCVDKKDKRVTRRWRTKSVSKDAKIQLQEGTALKGQFSTARRRQRLAAAVATTVPFSTTMSPVRLHSSNPNLCADIDFQAPPSHVSDSLDNSTDYIKLQEEFCLMAQKVHSLLKSAFNSIAIEKEKLKKMVSEHDFAGPATQITRLRQSLSQALNQNAELRSRLNRIHTEAVICDQVVSVNIIPSPDETGEKIHVNLPLSQQVSNESRLSMSESVSEFFDAQEVLLSASSSENEASDDESYISDVSDNISEDNTSVADNISRQILNGELTGGAFRNGRRTCLPTPCPDTSNINLWNILRNNIGKDLSKVSMPVELNEPLNTLQHLCEELEYSELLDKAAESDDPYERMVLIAAFATSGYASTYYRAGSKPFNPVLGETFESIREDKGFRFFSEQVSHHPPISACHCESKNFVFWQDIRWKNKFWGKSMEILPIGTLNVTIPKYGDCYVWNKVTTCIHNILSGRRWIEHYGEITIRNTKSSVCICKLTFLKVNYWNSNVNEVQGIVMDQEGKVVHRLFGKWHEGLYCGVGPSAKCIWRPGSMPTNYERYYGFTRFAIELNELDPALKDLLPVTDARFRPDQRLLEEGDLEAAASEKQRIEELQRNRRRYLEENNMEHVPKFFKKVIDANQREAWVSNDSYWELRKDPGFSKVETLKL; encoded by the exons agtggccatgtgttaGAGCGGAATATTTCTTCTGGAAGCACAGATCTGGTAATTGGCAAGCAGTTGCTAGAAAATGAACCAGTCAGTATATCTAAA GAGCCAGACAGCTGGGAAATTATAGAAGGCCTGAAAATTGGTCAGACTAATGTCCAGAAGCCAGACAAACATGAAGGATTCATGCTGAAGAAAAGGAAATGGCCTTTAAAAGGCTGGCACAAG CGCTTTTTCGTCCTGGATAATGGAATGTTGAAATATTCAAAGTCACCAATTGAT ACTCAGAAAGGGAAGGTCCATGGGAGCATAGATGTTGGTTTATCAGTTATGTCAATTAAAAAGAAAGCTCGTAGGATAGACCTTGACACTGAAGAGCACATCTACCATTTGAAA GTGAAATCCCAGGATGCATTTGATGCTTGGGTGTCAAAGCTGCGGCACCACAGATTATACCGTCAGAACGAGATTGTACGATCACCACGAGATGCCAGCTTCCACATATTCCCTTCAACTTCAACCACCGAATCCTCTCCTGCTGCTAATGTTGCTGTGCTGGAGGCTAAG GTCTCACAGAATAACTTCCCATGGCAACCATCTATCCCCTGCAGTAACAGCCTACCCTCAACATGCACCACTGGCCAAAGTAAAGTAGTTGCTTGGTTGCAGGACTCTGAGGAGATGGACAGGTGTGCAGAAG ATCTTGCACACTGTCAGTCAAACCTTGTGGAACTGAGTAAAATTCTTCAAAATTTAGAAATACTTCAGAGAACCCAGTCAGCTCCAAACTTCACTGATATGCAG GCTAACTGTGTAGATAAGAAAGACAAGCGTGTCACAAGAAGATGGAGAACAAAAAGTGTCAGCAAAGATGCTAAAATACAGCTTCAG GAAGGGACAGCGCTGAAAGGCCAATTCAGTACTGCACGGCGCCGGCAGAGACTAGCAGCAGCAGTGGCTACAACA GTTCCTTTCAGTACTACAATGTCTCCTGTTCGCCTACATTCATCCAATCCTAACCTCTGTGCAGACATCGATTTTCAGGCTCCTCCAAGTCATGTATCTGACTCCCTGGACAACTCCACAGACTACATAAAACTCCAGGAAGAGTTTTGCCTCATGGCCCAGAAAG TGCATTCTCTTCTGAAGTCTGCCTTCAACAGCATAGCGATAGAGAAAGAAAAGCTTAAGAAGATGGTTTCAGAGCATGATTTCGCAGGACCTGCGACACAGATAACACGTCTTCGACAATCACTTTCTCAG GCTCTCAACCAGAATGCTGAACTAAGGAGTCGCTTGAACAGAATACATACAGAGGCTGTTATTTGTGATCAGGTTGTCAGTGTAAATATTATCCCTAGCCCTGATGAG aCGGGTGAAAAGATCCATGTCAATCTCCCACTCTCCCAGCAAGTTTCTAATGAGAGCAGGCTCTCCATGTCTGAATCGGTCTCTGAGTTCTTTGACGCACAAGAGGTGCTTCTGTCTGCAAGCTCATCAGAAAATGAG GCTTCTGATGATGAATCATACATCAGTGATGTGAGTGACAACATATCTGAGGACAACACCAGTGTCGCAGACAATATTTCTCGGCAAA TACTTAATGGTGAACTAACAGGAGGTGCTTTCAGAAATGGGCGAAGGACGTGTCTCCCAACCCCCTGTCCTGATACTAGTAATATCAACCTATGGAACATTTTGAGAAATAACATTGggaaggatctctccaaggtaTCCATGCCGGTAGAGCTAAATGAGCCTCTGAATACTTTGCAGCACCTTTGTGAAGAACTAGAATATAGTGAACTCTTGGACAAGGCTGCTGAATCTGATGACCCCTACGAACGCATG gtCCTTATCGCTGCTTTTGCAACTTCAGGATATGCCTCCacttattatagagctggaagcaAGCCCTTTAACCCTGTGCTTGGCGAGACTTTTGAATCGATTAGGGAAGACAAAGGATTTCGATTTTTCTCAGAGCAG GTTAGCCACCACCCACCCATTTCTGCCTGTCACTGTGAATCAAAGAATTTTGTGTTTTGGCAAG ATATCCGGTGGAAAAACAAATTCTGGGGGAAATCAATGGAAATACTGCCAATTGGAACACTGAATGTAACGATTCCAAA ATATGGTGATTGCTACGTATGGAACAAAGTCACTACTTGCATACACAATATCCTTAGTGGAAGGAGATGGATAGAACATTATGGAGAAATAACCATCAGGAACACAAAAAGCAGTGTCTGTATTTGTAAACTCACATTTCTCAAG GTGAATTACTGGAATTCTAATGTGAATGAAGTTCAAGGCATTGTCATGGACCAAGAAGGGAAAGTGGTGCATCGCCTCTTTGGAAAGTGGCATGAAGGACTATACTGTGGGGTTGGGCCTTCAGCAAAATGTATATGGAGGCCAG GCTCCATGCCAACCAACTATGAACGTTATTATGGCTTTACAAGGTTTGCTATTGAGCTGAATGAATTAGACCCTGCGTTGAAAGACCTTCTTCCAGTGACAGATGCACGATTCCGGCCAGATCAAAG GCTTTTAGAAGAAGGGGATTTAGAAGCAGCAGCATCAGAAAAGCAAAGAATAGAAGAACTCCAGAGGAATCGGAGACGCTACTTAGAAGAAAACAATATGGAACACGTACCAAAATTTTTTAA